Genomic segment of Sulfitobacter faviae:
TGCCACATCGCTCATGACGCCGTGGTCGGCAATCGGGTCATCGTGGTGAACAACGCCGCCGTCGCCGGGCATTGCGTGCTTGAAGATGATGTGATCATCGGCGGGCTGTCTGGCATTCATCAATGGGTGCGGATCGGGCAGGGTGCGATCATCGGCGCGGTGACCATGGTGACGAATGACGTGATCCCCTACGGCCTTGTGCAAGCGCCGCGCGGTGATCTCGACGGGCTGAACCTCGTTGGGCTGAAACGCGCGGGCGTGGCGCGCAGCGATATCACGGCGCTTAGGGCCGCGTTCCAGATGCTGGCGCAGGGCGAGGGGACATTCTCCGACCGGGCGCGGCGTTTGGGGGACGAGACCCAAAGCGATTACGTCCGCCAGATCGTCGATTTCGTCATGGCCGACACGGGCCGCCATTTCCTGACGCCGAAATGAGCCTTGCGCTGATCGCCGGGCGCGGCGACCTGCCCGCGCGGGTGGCGGCGGCGCAGGACGTGCCGCCTTTGGTCTGCGCCTATGAGGGCTGCGCGCCCGATGGGCTGAAGGCCGATCTGACCTTCCGGTTGGAAACTTTGGGCAGCTTGCTTGCGCATCTTCTGGGCCTTGGCATCCGTGAGGTGTGCCTCTGCGGAGCGATCGACCGGCC
This window contains:
- the lpxA gene encoding acyl-ACP--UDP-N-acetylglucosamine O-acyltransferase; this translates as MSNIHPSAVIEEGAQIDPSARVGPFCVVGPEVVLKADVELKSHVVVTGRTEVGAGTVIFSFAVIGEIPQDLKFKGEASRLVIGERNRIREHVTMNCGTEGGGGVTRVGDDGLFMAGCHIAHDAVVGNRVIVVNNAAVAGHCVLEDDVIIGGLSGIHQWVRIGQGAIIGAVTMVTNDVIPYGLVQAPRGDLDGLNLVGLKRAGVARSDITALRAAFQMLAQGEGTFSDRARRLGDETQSDYVRQIVDFVMADTGRHFLTPK